ATGGCGGAGCGCGGCGAGCACTGCCACCGCACCCGCCTGAGCGGCGACCATGTCGGCCATGGGGAATGAAGGCAGCGTGGGAGACTCCGCGGGACCGGTGGTGGCCGCGAAGCCCGACATGGCCTCGACCATGGTGCCGAAGCCCGGACGATCGCGGTACGGTCCGTCCTGGCCCCAGCCCGAGACGCGCACCATCACGAGCCGAGGGTTCTCCTTGGAGAGCGCTTCCCAGCCGAGACCCCACGTCTCGAAAGTCCCCGGCACGTAGTTCTCGATGAGCACATCGGCGTTCCTCGCCAGCCTTTTCAGGAGCGCCTGCCCCTCCGCCTTGGTCAGGTTCAGGGTGATCGAGCGCTTGCCCCGCGCATAGACCTTCCACCAGAGCTCGCCGAGCGACTTGGACCAGGTGCGGAGGGGATCGCCCGCCTTGGGGTTCTCGATCTTGACGACGTCGGCACCGAGATCGGCCAGCATGGTCGCCAGCACGCCGCCCGCGATCAGCCGCGAGCAGTCGACCACGCGGAGGTCGCCGAGCGCGCCGGGGGCCGCGCTCATGACCGGGTCTGGCCCTTGCGCGCCTCGTCCTTGAAGTGCCGATCGAGGGCGTCGATCAAGAGGCCGAGCGCTTCCTTTTCGGTGCGACCGGTGACGGTGACGGTGGGGTAGGCCACGGCGGTGGCGCGATAGAGGCCGCCTTCTTCCTCGATCAGATCCACTTCAAATCGCATGGCGTCAGCGACGCTAGCAGCCCGACGCACCTCCGTCAAGGCGCGCGTCGCCGCCGCTCGAGGGAGCGCTCCAGATTGGCCCGGGCCGGAGCTTCGAGGGAGGCGAACTCCGGGGTGAGGAAGATACGCGGCCGTTCCAGGAACACGCCGAGAATCCGGGCGCGGCCCGTTCTCCAATCGCTCTCGCTCACGAACTCGTACTCCTGGCGGACCTGGCTCTCGTAGCGATCGAACTCGGCCGGTGAGCCGCCCAGGATGGAGAGATCCGCGTCGACGACGTACCGGGCATCGGGAGCCTCCGGCGGGCTCGCGTGGCACGTGGCCATGATGAGGGCGGTGACGTGCTCGCCCACCTCGGGTCTCACCCCGCCCTCGCCGAGGATGCGCTTCGCATAGCCCGCGCTCCGCTCCTCGTTGTCCTTGGCGCGCGGATCGTAGACGAGATCGTGGAGCCACAGCGCGAGCTCCGCGGCATCCGCCTCGCGCACGCGGCTCCTCACGCCGTCGAAGAGGCTCAGCACGCGGGCGATGTGCTCGAGCGTGTGGTAGTGACGATGAGGCTCGGAGTACGCGCGCTGGATCTCCCCGTGAGCGGGCTCGGGATCCGAGCGCGCCCCCAGCCTGCGCCAGAGCGCGCCCCATGCTTGGAGGGAGACTCGATCCATTTGTCGGCCGAGCTTACCAGAGGGGCTCCGGCGCCGCTTGACTTGCCTCGGGTCGGCACCTAGACTCCCGTGCCAGATGAAACGCCACGCGCTGTCGCTCGCCCTCGCGGCGCTCTGCGCGCTCATGGGCTGCGTTCGCCCGGTGGACGAGCAGCTCCGCCAGGCCACCCTCGGCGGCAAGCCGGACGAGGTGAAGCAGCTGCTTGGGCAGGGCGCGGATCCCGGCTATCAGTACGCCGGGTGGACCGTCCTCATGTACGCGGCCCGCGACGGCCAGCTCGAGATCGTGCGGACCTTGCTGGATCGCGGGGCCAAGGTGGACGCGGTGGCGCCCCGGGGGATCACCTCGCTCATGGTCGCCGCCCAGCGCGGTCAGGTCGAGATCGTGAAGCTGCTGCTGGCCAAGCGCGCCTTCATCAACGCCAGGAACGACAATGACAACACGGCCCTGATGTACGCGGCCGAGTTCGGCCATTTCGACGTGGTCAAGGTCCTGGTGGACGCCGGCGCGGACCTGAACGTGCGCGACGGCGACCGCGAGACCGCCCTGGGCATCGCGCGGCGGCGCGGCCATCTCGACATCGTGCGCCTGCTCACCGACAAGCGCGCCTGGGAGTAATCTGGGAGCCATACTTTCAACCTAGTGTCGTTTTCTTACGATCCCAGCGGAGCTGAAGCCGTCGAGGAGCGACAAAGACGCTGGAGTCTAGGCCGTGGGTGTATCGCTTCTGGCACACGCTACGGATGAACATCGTGTAGTACCCTGGTTGCCACGTCGAGGTAGGGATTGACGGGCTGGCTTGCCATTCCTGCCTCTACAAGCAACTCACGCACACTCCGGCCGGCACTCCACCGGGATATACATTCTCGTGTCGCTTCTCTTTCTCGCGCTGGGCGGCTGCTTTGCTGGCGCGTGAAATGAAGACCACGCCTGGAAATGCATTAGCATTGGCGCCGCCCTGCCGATGATTGTCTCTTCTCTGGCCCTTCCTCATAGGACGAGGTGAAGTCGATGAAGGTCACGATGCTGTTGGCAGACGCTGCCCAGGCCGTCAATGGGAAGCTCTATATTCTCGGGGGTGGATGGTCGGTTGCCGGCCCTGATCCGACTCCCATGGCGATCGCCCTCAAGATCGAGGTGCCCTGGGACCAAGCGAACAGGCTTCACGAGTTCACGCTTGAGCTCCTGAACGCGGATGGTCAGCCCGTTCGGGTGCCGACGCCGGATGGCGATCGCCCGATCGAGCTTCGCGGGAATTTCGAGGTAGGACGTCCCGCGGGTTTAATAGCTGGGACTCCTCTGGACACTACCCTTGCCATCAACATTGGGCCGCTGCCGATCCCTTCCGGCGGACGGTACGTGTGGCGCCTGTCGATTGATGGGCGGGCCGATGAAAATTGGGAGATCGCGTTCTCGACGAGGACCGGACAACCAGACCGGCACCCCTAGCCTACGATCTTCTTTTCCCGTAGCCCCTTGATGTCCGCGGCCGTCATCCCGAGCTCGCGCAGGACGGCCTCCGTGTGCTCGCCCGCGTACGGGGCGGGCGTGCGGACGGTGCCCGGCGTGCCCGAGAGCTTGATGGGGATGCCGAACTCCTTGATGGTGCCCAG
This genomic stretch from Candidatus Methylomirabilota bacterium harbors:
- a CDS encoding ankyrin repeat domain-containing protein — protein: MKRHALSLALAALCALMGCVRPVDEQLRQATLGGKPDEVKQLLGQGADPGYQYAGWTVLMYAARDGQLEIVRTLLDRGAKVDAVAPRGITSLMVAAQRGQVEIVKLLLAKRAFINARNDNDNTALMYAAEFGHFDVVKVLVDAGADLNVRDGDRETALGIARRRGHLDIVRLLTDKRAWE